The proteins below are encoded in one region of Buteo buteo chromosome 22, bButBut1.hap1.1, whole genome shotgun sequence:
- the IRS4 gene encoding insulin receptor substrate 4 → MASGMNGPGGGGGGAAAGGGEEEPGARHTGGGAAPQQEPGVPGAAAGEGEPSAGEGGRCPSPQPHHLLLLLRRSPSASLCPAPEAAPVAGRAVPAAGRGGQPPPPPLPAAARGGGGGVPPPPAAGEDVRKCGYLRKQKHGHKRYFVLRAESHLAPARLEYYDSEKKFKSSLRAAGAGGAASLCCPPPKRVIPLYQCFTVSRRADAKHKHIIALYTKDEYFAMLAENEAEQEAWYQAISELMSQSKRGFLEQEDHADQQVDEDDEHYGAALRPGTVFKEVWQVNVKPKGLGQTKNLTGVYRLCLSSKAIHLVKLNSEVPSVHLQLMNIRRCGHSENFFFIEVGRSASIGPGELWMQVDDSVVAQNMHETFLETMKALKAFAEFRPRSKSQSSGGGSGTNPISFITTRRHLGNLPPSQTGLQRRSRTESVAGGTPPTTKSSNSYRFRTSSEGEGTMTRPFRSVTGSLIHLNTARMNLGRQEGSGRYVRAAFSSSYHTRSASLPVSHFPSTTSPISVSSSSGHGSASDMLTRPSSSSVCGSPSDGGFISSDEYGSSPGDFRYFRVRSNTPDSLGNTPPIREENCLSEYMSMSKQQADDSSRDDYMEAEKCFRKRTYSLTKPTSVAVQQKTTQTTASLDEDSAGNHGRLLYSETPKLRDNHESEYNDTNLDSICNQSRSKARDDGYMPMMPGVASSLSGNSDYLPMTPKSMSVPKQINNSWSPSQVDSRGYMMMFPKASSSPVRSPLTGFISKGSNEKIINNEYMDMSPGNSAPKHPGDSNYIHTASVSKGFSSYFSLPRSFKALSGQNGDHSEYVPMSSPGKLLYGGPENVKGVNSEALANGISKLPAVKGSDEGLVQNRAARPTRLPLGTRGSNTIPRMYDRTVPPEPASPGEYINIDFNEKASNTPYSLSAEGSPSSLGSSSDHRQSPLSDYMSVDLDVQSPKVAKELSNSLTDISIYASSSIPRNQPNPDYARLSFGTACVSTASNRTDDYTEMTFNMAATPPRPFAAESDDGVKIDSPSSIVNRLCIVDRYAGSSSFSVPSSEPPMGPKVIRADPQGRRRHSSETFSSAGTVTTSSSFFTDSSKRHSSASFDNVWLKPDENISDGQESKMSRDTSTGFQNGLNYIALNLRDDPISCEASTTAPTCHLQNGTSGLDSGAYVSIDFSRSDGLKCNAARKD, encoded by the coding sequence ATGGCGAGTGGGATGAAcggcccgggcggcggcggcggcggcgcggcggccgggggcggcgAGGAGGAGCCGGGCGCCCGCCACACGGGAGGCGGAGCCGCGCCTCAGCAGGAGCCCGGCGtgcccggcgcggcggcgggcgaggggGAGCCGTCGGCGGGCGAGGGCGGCCGCTGCCCGTCCCCTCAGCCCCaccacctgctgctgctgctgcggcgtTCGCCCAGCGCCTCGCTTTGCCCGGCGCCGGAGGCCGCCCCCGTGGCGGGCCGAGCCGTCCCGGCGGCGGGCCGcggcgggcagcccccccctccgccgctcccggccgccgcccgcggcggcggcggcggcgtccccccgccgcccgccgccggcgaGGACGTGAGGAAGTGCGGCTACCTGCGGAAGCAGAAGCACGGGCACAAGCGCTACTTCGTCCTGCGGGCCGAGAGCCACCTGGCCCCCGCCCGGCTGGAGTACTACGACAGCGAGAAGAAGTTCAAGAGCAGCttgcgggcggcgggggccggcggggcggcctCCCTCTGCTGCCCCCCGCCCAAGCGGGTCATCCCCCTCTACCAGTGCTTCACCGTCAGCCGGCGGGCCGACGCCAAGCACAAGCACATCATCGCCCTGTACACCAAGGACGAGTACTTCGCCATGCTGGCCGAGAACGAGGCCGAGCAGGAGGCCTGGTACCAGGCGATCAGCGAGCTCATGAGCCAGAGCAAGAGGGGCTTCCTAGAGCAGGAGGACCACGCCGATCAGCAGGTGGACGAGGATGACGAGCACTACGGGGCCGCCCTGCGGCCCGGCACCGTCTTCAAGGAGGTCTGGCAGGTCAACGTTAAGCCCAAAGGGTTGGGGCAGACCAAAAACCTTACCGGAGTGTACAGGTTGTGCCTCTCCAGCAAGGCCATCCACCTCGTCAAGCTGAACTCGGAGGTGCCCTCCGTCCACTTGCAGCTGATGAACATTCGCCGCTGTGGGCACTCGGAGAACTTCTTCTTCATCGAAGTGGGCAGGTCTGCCTCTATCGGGCCTGGAGAGCTCTGGATGCAAGTGGACGATTCGGTGGTTGCCCAGAATATGCACGAGACTTTTCTGGAGACCATGAAAGCTCTAAAGGCCTTTGCCGAGTTCAGGCCCCGCAGCAAGAGCCAGTCTTCTGGCGGTGGTAGCGGTACCAATCCTATTTCCTTCATCACCACTAGGAGGCACCTGGGCAACCTGCCCCCCAGCCAGACCGGCTTGCAGAGAAGATCTAGAACAGAGAGCGTTGCTGGAGGGACTCCTCCAACCACCAAAAGCAGCAACTCCTATCGCTTCAGAACCTCCAGCGAAGGAGAAGGAACCATGACTAGACCTTTTAGGTCGGTGACCGGGAGCCTCATCCACCTGAATACCGCCAGGATGAATTTGGGCCGGCAAGAAGGGAGCGGAAGGTATGTGAGAGCCGCTTTCAGCTCTTCCTATCACACCAGGTCTGCTTCGCTGcctgtttctcattttccctCCACTACAAGTCCCATCAGTGTTTCTTCCAGTAGTGGCCATGGCTCTGCTTCGGACATGTTGACCAGGCCTTCTAGCTCATCCGTTTGTGGTTCCCCGAGCGACGGGGGATTTATCTCTTCTGATGAATATGGCTCCAGCCCTGGAGATTTCAGGTACTTTCGGGTCAGGAGTAATACGCCTGATTCCCTGGGAAACACGCCGCCTATCAGAGAGGAGAACTGTCTGAGTGAGTACATGTCCATGAGTAAGCAACAGGCAGATGATAGCTCAAGAGATGATTATATGGAGGCTGAAAagtgtttcaggaaaagaacTTACTCTCTAACGAAACCAACTTCTGTAGCAGTGCAGCAGAAGACGACACAAACTACAGCTTCGTTAGATGAAGATTCCGCAGGAAATCATGGACGATTACTTTACTCTGAAACACCAAAATTGAGAGATAACCATGAATCGGAGTACAATGACACTAACCTTGATTCCATATGTAACCAAAGCAGGAGTAAAGCCAGGGATGATGGGTACATGCCAATGATGCCAGGAGTTGCGTCTTCTCTCTCCGGCAACAGCGATTATCTGCCAATGACTCCTAAAAGTATGTCTGTTCCGAAACAGATTAACAATTCATGGTCACCGTCTCAGGTTGACTCCAGAGGATATATGATGATGTTTCCAAAGGCTAGCTCTTCACCTGTACGAAGTCCTTTAACTGGATTTATTTCTAAAGGAAGTAACGAGAAGATCATAAACAATGAGTATATGGATATGTCACCTGGTAATTCAGCTCCAAAGCACCCCGGCGATTCGAATTACATTCACACCGCTTCTGTTTCCAAAGGTTTtagttcatatttttctttgcccCGAAGCTTCAAGGCATTGTCAGGACAGAATGGTGACCACAGTGAGTATGTTCCAATGTCTTCACCTGGAAAACTCTTGTACGGTGGaccagaaaatgtaaaagggGTCAACAGTGAGGCTCTGGCTAACGGCATCTCTAAATTGCCGGCGGTGAAAGGTTCAGATGAAGGACTTGTGCAGAACAGGGCTGCTAGGCCCACCAGACTACCCCTAGGTACAAGAGGGAGTAATACTATCCCAAGAATGTACGATCGCACGGTTCCACCTGAGCCAGCGAGTCCTGGTGAATACataaatattgattttaatgaaaaagcgAGTAATACACCGTATTCCTTATCTGCAGAAGGATCACCATCATCTCTAGGCTCAAGTAGTGACCACAGGCAGTCCCCGCTTTCTGATTACATGAGCGTTGACTTGGATGTACAGTCACCGAAAGTAGCGAAGGAACTGTCTAACTCCCTAACAGATATTTCAATTTATGCAAGCTCCAGTATTCCTAGAAACCAACCAAATCCTGACTACGCTAGGCTTTCATTTGGTACAGCTTGTGTTAGCACTGCAAGTAACAGGACTGATGACTACACGGAGATGACGTTCAACATGGCAGCAACACCGCCTCGGCCGTTTGCTGCCGAATCCGACGACGGTGTAAAGATTGATAGCCCTTCTTCCATAGTTAACAGACTGTGCATTGTTGATCGATATGCTGGTAGCAGTAGCTTCTCTGTTCCTAGCTCTGAACCTCCTATGGGACCGAAAGTGATTCGAGCCGATCCTCAAGGCAGGAGGAGACACAGTTCTGAAACGTTCTCTTCAGCTGGGACCGTGACAACCTCCTCCTCATTCTTTACTGATAGTAGCAAAAGACACAGCTCTGCCTCATTTGACAATGTTTGGTTAAAACCggatgaaaacatttctgatggTCAGGAAAGCAAAATGTCCAGGGATACCTCAACTGGATTTCAGAATGGCTTAAACTACATCGCTCTGAATTTACGCGATGATCCTATAAGCTGTGAGGCAAGTACTACAGCGCCAACTTGCCATCTCCAAAATGGTACTTCAGGTTTGGACAGTGGAGCTTACGTAAGCATAGATTTCAGCAGATCCGATGGTCTGAAGTGTAACGCTGCGAGAAAAG